The proteins below come from a single Argentina anserina chromosome 1, drPotAnse1.1, whole genome shotgun sequence genomic window:
- the LOC126792834 gene encoding protein NUCLEAR FUSION DEFECTIVE 4-like — translation MFPLEFPTSPAKKWMGLVTAIWVQAVCGNNYTFSNYSHALKTLMALTQLQLNNLSVAKDIGKAFGLISGMASDRLSTSTILMIGSLEGLIGYGVQWLVVSRRINPLPYWQMCIFLCMGGNSTTWMNTAVLVTCMRNFTKNRGPVSGILKGYVGLSTAIFTDLCTSLFSSSPSKFLLMLAIVPAIVCIAACIFLQETPPASSLSEEKQEAEVFHIFNVLAIVVAVYLLAFDISGPHGHVLSLAFAIGLIVLLAMPLGVPLYSFLCTSRSYNFDIEHKTLEDPLVVQEALLEQSKELAGVQVADFEGSMQRPSIGEDHNIFQMIQTFDFWVLFGSFLCGTGTAMCVMNNMAQMGMALGYSSVSIFISLLSIWGFFGRIVSGVISEYYIGKHAMPRPFWNAIAEILMALGYLAMALAMPGSLYIGSIFVGLGYGFLLTITVPVASELFGLKYYGLLYNILIINLPLGSFLFSGLLAGYLYDAEATKTSEGGSTCVGSHCYRLVNLIMALASILGLVLDVLLAVRTKKVYTKIYEIKNQKKVLGFAASSN, via the exons ATGTTTCCTCTCGAATTTCCAACATCTCCCGCAAAAAAATGGATGGGATTGGTAACAGCAATCTGGGTTCAGGCAGTCTGTGGCAATAATTACACATTTTCAAACTATTCTCATGCTCTCAAGACCCTCATGGCACTCACACAGCTTCAACTTAACAATTTATCCGTCGCCAAAGATATCGGCAAGGCCTTTGGTCTGATCTCCGGCATGGCTTCAGATCGTTTATCAACCTCTACGATTCTCATGATTGGATCACTCGAGGGTCTCATCGGATATGGTGTTCAGTGGCTAGTTGTTAGTCGGAGAATCAATCCTCTTCCATATTGGCAG ATGTGCATATTTCTGTGCATGGGGGGTAACAGCACAACATGGATGAACACTGCAGTGCTAGTGACTTGCATGAGAAATTTCACAAAAAACCGAGGTCCAGTTTCAGGCATCCTTAAGGGTTATGTAGGATTAAGCACAGCAATCTTCACAGACTTGTGCACTTCCCTATTCTCCTCAAGCCCCTCAAAATTTCTCCTCATGCTTGCTATAGTTCCTGCCATTGTCTGCATAGCCGCGTGCATATTCCTCCAAGAAACCCCACCAGCTTCAAGTCTATCAGAGGAAAAACAAGAAGCAGAGGTCTTCCACATCTTCAATGTCCTCGCCATTGTTGTAGCCGTCTATCTCTTGGCCTTCGACATCAGTGGACCTCACGGTCATGTTCTCTCTTTGGCATTTGCAATAGGACTAATTGTTCTGCTAGCTATGCCCCTGGGTGTGCCTTTGTACAGTTTTCTTTGCACTTCCAGATCTTATAACTTTGATATAGAGCACAAAACGCTTGAGGATCCCCTGGTTGTTCAAGAAGCACTCTTGGAACAGTCTAAAGAATTAGCAGGAGTTCAGGTAGCAGATTTTGAAGGATCAATGCAAAGACCATCGATTGGggaagatcataacatattcCAAATGATACAAACATTTGATTTTTGGGTACTATTTGGGTCCTTCCTTTGTGGCACAGGCACTGCAATGTGTGTCATGAACAACATGGCGCAAATGGGGATGGCACTCGGGTACTCGAGTGTCTCTATTTTCATCTCACTTCTTAGCATTTGGGGGTTTTTCGGGCGCATAGTCTCCGGCGTGATCTCTGAATACTACATTGG GAAACATGCCATGCCTAGGCCATTTTGGAATGCAATCGCTGAAATCCTAATGGCGCTAGGATACCTAGCAATGGCTCTAGCCATGCCTGGATCTCTCTACATTGGCTCGATTTTTGTTGGCTTGGGCTATGGATTCCTTCTCACTATAACAGTCCCAGTTGCCTCAGAGCTATTTGGTCTTAAATACTATGGTCTTTTGTACAACAttctcatcatcaaccttccTTTGGGTTCATTTCTCTTCTCTGGTTTACTTGCTGGATATCTCTATGACGCTGAAGCTACAAAAACCAGTGAAGGGGGCAGCACTTGTGTCGGGTCACACTGTTACCGGCTTGTGAACTTGATCATGGCACTCGCATCTATTTTGGGGCTAGTATTGGATGTGTTGTTGGCCGTTAGAACAAAGAAAGTGTACACGAAAATTTACGAGATCAAGAACCAGAAGAAGGTTTTGGGTTTTGCAGcatcatcaaattaa
- the LOC126793847 gene encoding LOW QUALITY PROTEIN: calmodulin-lysine N-methyltransferase (The sequence of the model RefSeq protein was modified relative to this genomic sequence to represent the inferred CDS: inserted 3 bases in 2 codons; substituted 1 base at 1 genomic stop codon), translating into METGEATTAKASSLRWKILRQALRRKPTDEQSAIGVKRITRKTSQGFNLIPSNLVKDPTNLTDATVCXPKLYINQQVVDRAELRDFEICNQYNIDNTGLVCQWPSEEALAYFRLQNADMFRSKRVIELGAGXGLAGLVMAAATEASEVVISDGYPQVVDYIQRNIDGNSKAFGGTGVKSMMLHWNQNEXSSIASIFYLIVASDCTFFKEFHNGLAQFVKFLLEKAWPSEAIIFSPKRGDSLDKFLEKIKENQLCFSITENYDGDGSWPSYEKDHCYPLLIRIAL; encoded by the exons ATGGAAACCGGAGAGGCAACCACGGCAAAGGCCTCGTCTCTCCGATGGAAAATTCTCCGGCAAGCCCTTCGCCGCAAACCAACCG ATGAGCAATCTGCAATTGGGGTCAAGCGAATCACGAGGAAGACAAGTCAAGGCTTCAACTTGATACCCTCCAACCTCGTTAAAGACCCAACTAACTTAACAGACGCAACTGTCTG TCCCAAGCTTTACATCAA TCAACAAGTTGTTGACCGTGCTGAGCTTCGTGACTTTGAGATTTGCAATCAGTACAATATTGACAATACTGGGCTTGTTT GTCAGTGGCCATCAGAAGAGGCTCTTGCGTATTTTCGCTTGCAGAATGCAGACATGTTCAG GTCTAAGAGAGTGATTGAGCTTGGGGCAGGATAGGGATTAGCCGGTTTAGTTATGGCAGCTGCTACAGAGGCATCAGAAGTTGTAATTTCAGATGGATATCCCCAAGTAGTTGATT ATATTCAGCGGAATATTGATGGCAACTCGAAAGCATTTGGTGGTACGGGAGTGAAGTCTATGATGTTGCATTGGAATCAGAACG AATCAAGCATTGCTAGCATTTTTTATCTCATTGTTGCGAGTGACTG CACCTTTTTTAAGGAATTCCACAATGGACTTGCTCAATTTGTCAAATTCTTGTTGGAAAAGGCGTGGCCCTCTGAAGCTATAATCTTCAGTCCTAAAAGAGGAGACTCCTTAGACAAGTTCCTagagaaaatcaaagaaaatcaattGTGCTTCAGCATAACAGAAAATTATGATGGTGATGGTTCCTGGCCCAGCTATGAAAAAGATCACTGCTATCCCTTATTAATCAGGATTGCACTTTGA
- the LOC126793407 gene encoding thaumatin-like protein 1, with protein MLMGTPFSYYLSLLFLIITKGVSGATFTFVNKCDFTVWPGILASAGSPKLDSTGFELTKGASRSFQAPAGWSGRFWARTRCSFDASGLGSCATADCGSGQMECNGAGATPPATLAEFTLGSGSGGTQDFYDVSLVDGYNLPMIVEGSGGSGTCATTGCASDLNRSCPKELKVDDGEACKSACDAFGTPEYCCNGAFGSPDTCKPSMYSQLFKTACPKSYSYAYDDASSTFTCTGADYTITFCASLLPSVKSATNSAPKIPDASSSGSTGTESEGGTSLLASLATGDSTITHSIAFQTMLILVVSFALSFSKL; from the exons ATGCTCATGGGAACTCCATTTTCCTATTACCTTAGCCTCCTCTTCCTCATTATCACCAAAG GAGTATCAGGAGCTACATTCACCTTCGTAAACAAATGTGACTTTACTGTGTGGCCAGGAATTCTAGCCAGTGCCGGTAGTCCAAAGCTAGACAGCACCGGCTTTGAGCTTACCAAGGGCGCCTCCCGCTCATTTCAAGCTCCAGCGGGTTGGTCTGGCCGCTTCTGGGCCCGAACCCGCTGCAGCTTCGACGCATCCGGCCTTGGCTCATGCGCCACGGCTGATTGCGGCTCAGGACAGATGGAGTGCAATGGAGCCGGAGCTACTCCACCCGCCACCCTAGCCGAGTTCACGCTCGGATCGGGCTCCGGTGGCACGCAGGATTTTTATGACGTTAGTCTTGTTGATGGCTATAACTTGCCCATGATCGTCGAGGGGAGTGGCGGATCAGGTACGTGCGCCACCACTGGCTGCGCGTCGGACCTCAACCGGAGTTGTCCGAAGGAGCTTAAGGTCGACGATGGCGAAGCGTGTAAGAGTGCGTGCGACGCGTTTGGGACGCCGGAGTATTGCTGTAACGGCGCGTTTGGTTCACCTGATACATGCAAGCCGTCCATGTACTCGCAGCTGTTTAAGACGGCCTGTCCTAAGTCGTATAGCTACGCGTATGATGATGCCTCAAGTACATTTACGTGTACAGGAGCGGATTATACGATCACATTCTGTGCTTCTCTTCTTCCTAG TGTAAAGTCCGCAACAAATTCGGCTCCGAAAATACCTGATGCATCAAGTTCCGGGTCTACAGGGACGGAATCTGAAGGTGGCACTTCATTGCTAGCAAGTTTGGCAACCGGAGACTCAACTATAACCCATTCAATTGCTTTCCAAACTATGTTGATTCTGGTCGTGTCCTTTGCTCTCTCATTTTCAAAATTGTAG
- the LOC126793493 gene encoding thaumatin-like protein 1 has product MAFSRFSKLVAVALCLIHLVSGGYSATFTITNKCSNTIWPGILSNAGTAQLSTTGFALLPGESSAIAVPASWSGRLWARTFCSNDATTGKFSCVTGDCGSGTVECAGGGAAPPASLAEFTLNGANGMDFYDVSLVDGYNLPMLIVPQGGTGGNCTTTGCVVDLNAGCPSELKVTTEIDGGVACKSACEAFGDPMYCCSGAYATPDTCTPSSYSQFFKNACPKAYSYAYDDGTSTFTCVAADYLITFCPAPATSVKSANGQFPVAAGVSAASHRSIPNFVAFATVVAAVWRLLLPLF; this is encoded by the exons ATGGCTTTCAGTCGATTTTCCAAGCTCGTAGCAGTCGCTCTCTGTCTCATTCACCTCGTTTCAG GTGGTTACTCGGCGACGTTCACGATTACAAACAAGTGCAGCAACACGATTTGGCCCGGCATTTTGTCCAACGCCGGGACGGCGCAGCTTTCTACTACCGGGTTTGCTCTACTACCCGGGGAGTCAAGCGCGATTGCCGTCCCGGCCTCATGGTCGGGTCGTTTATGGGCGCGAACTTTCTGTTCAAACGACGCGACGACGGGGAAGTTTAGTTGTGTAACGGGAGATTGTGGCTCGGGTACAGTCGAGTGTGCTGGAGGTGGAGCCGCGCCTCCGGCGAGTCTGGCGGAGTTTACCCTGAACGGCGCTAATGGGATGGACTTCTACGACGTCAGCCTCGTGGACGGTTACAACCTCCCCATGTTGATCGTGCCCCAGGGCGGCACAGGAGGCAACTGCACCACCACGGGCTGCGTTGTGGACCTAAACGCCGGGTGTCCATCGGAGCTGAAGGTGACTACGGAGATTGACGGCGGCGTGGCCTGTAAAAGCGCGTGCGAGGCGTTTGGGGATCCCATGTATTGCTGTAGTGGAGCTTACGCGACACCTGACACCTGCACACCCAGCTCGTACTCGCAGTTCTTTAAAAACGCGTGCCCGAAAGCTTACAGCTATGCCTATGACGACGGCACCAGCACCTTTACTTGTGTTGCCGCCGACTACCTCATCACCTTCTGCCCTGCCCCCGCTACCAG TGTGAAGTCGGCGAATGGCCAGTTCCCAGTTGCGGCCGGCGTCTCTGCTGCTTCACATCGTTCGATACCAAACTTCGTCGCTTTCGCTACCGTCGTGGCGGCAGTTTGGCGGTTGCTGCTGCCGCTATTCTGA
- the LOC126794037 gene encoding cold shock domain-containing protein 3: protein MAEERSTGVVKWFNDTKGFGFITPDNNTEDLFVHQSSIKSDGFRTVAEGDAVEFLIAVGDDGKTKAIDVTGLNGAPLPAKESFGRSGGRGSGRDSGGFGGAWSGGDRRNGGGGGCYTCGEAGHRARDCTRGGGGGNGGGGRGGGECFNCGGIGHMSRNCPSGTGGGGGRGGEGCVKCGDLGHMARDCFAGGSSGGGGVGKDCYTCGEVGHFARDCTRGGSGGRGGGGGRSGCFNCGQPGHIARECPGGQ, encoded by the coding sequence aTGGCGGAAGAGAGATCAACAGGGGTAGTGAAGTGGTTCAATGACACCAAGGGCTTTGGCTTCATCACCCCCGATAACAACACCGAAGACCTCTTCGTCCATCAATCCTCAATCAAATCCGACGGCTTCCGCACCGTCGCGGAGGGCGACGCGGTGGAGTTTCTCATCGCCGTTGGGGACGACGGCAAGACCAAGGCCATCGATGTCACTGGTCTGAACGGCGCTCCTCTCCCGGCGAAGGAGAGCTTCGGTCGGTCCGGCGGCCGTGGCAGCGGGAGAGATTCTGGTGGATTTGGCGGTGCGTGGAGCGGCGGAGATCGCCGtaacggcggcggcggcgggtGTTATACTTGCGGTGAGGCTGGCCACCGAGCTAGGGATTGTACTCGCGGCGGAGGCGGCGGCAACGGAGGAGGAGGCCGCGGTGGCGGTGAGTGCTTTAATTGCGGAGGGATTGGTCACATGTCCAGGAATTGTCCTTCTGGGACCGGCGGCGGCGGTGGCCGTGGCGGTGAGGGCTGCGTCAAGTGTGGCGATCTCGGTCATATGGCAAGGGACTGTTTTGCTGGAGGATCGTCTGGCGGCGGCGGCGTTGGAAAAGACTGTTATACGTGTGGGGAGGTTGGCCACTTTGCTAGGGATTGCACCAGGGGAGGCAGTGGCGGTCGCGGTGGTGGAGGTGGCCGCAGTGGCTGTTTCAACTGCGGGCAGCCGGGGCATATTGCCAGGGAGTGTCCAGGAGGACAGTAA
- the LOC126793234 gene encoding ferredoxin--NADP reductase, leaf isozyme, chloroplastic yields the protein MAAAVTAAVSFPSSKSSTLPTRTSLICPERITLKKVYREASAGGRVVSVRAQVTTTETAPPAKAVKHSKKQEEGVVVNKYKPKNPYTGRVLLNTKITADDAPGETWHMVFSTDGEIPYREGQSIGVIPDGIDPKNGKPHKLRLYSIASSALGDFGDSKTVSLCVKRLVYTNEAGETVKGVCSNFLCDLKPGSEVTMTGPVGKEMLMPKDPNATIIMLGTGTGIAPFRSFLWKMFFEKHEDYRFEGLAWLFLGVPTSSSLLYKEEFEKMKEKAPQNFRLDFAVSREQTNEKGEKMYIQTRMAQYAEELWQLLKKDNTYVYMCGLKGMEKGIDEIMLSLAARDGIDWLDYKKQLKKAEQWNVEVY from the exons ATGGCTGCAGCTGTAACTGCTGCTGTTTCATTCCCATCCTCCAAGTCCTCCACTCTCCCAACCAGAACCTCTCTTATCTGCCCTGAAAGAATCACCCTTAAGAAG GTTTATAGAGAAGCTTCTGCTGGTGGGAGAGTGGTTTCTGTCAGAGCCCAAGTCACCACCACTGAGACTGCACCACCTGCCAAGGCTGTAAAGCATTCCAAGAAGCAAGAGGAAGGTGTGGTTGTGAACAAATACAAACCCAAGAACCCTTACACTGGAAGAGTCCTACTCAACACAAAGATCACTGCTGATGACGCACCTGGTGAGACCTGGCACATGGTCTTCAGCACTGATG GAGAAATTCCCTACAGAGAGGGCCAGTCTATTGGAGTAATTCCAGATGGTATTGACCCTAAGAATGGGAAGCCTCACAAGCTCAGGCTCTACTCAATTGCCAGCAGTGCCCTTGGTGACTTTGGTGACTCCAAAACT GTTTCTCTGTGTGTGAAAAGGCTCGTGTACACCAATGAGGCAGGTGAAACTGTTAAAGGGGTGTGCTCAAACTTTTTGT GTGACTTGAAGCCAGGGAGTGAAGTGACCATGACAGGACCAGTTGGTAAAGAAATGCTTATGCCAAAAGATCCTAATGCAACCATCATCATG CTTGGAACTGGTACTGGAATTGCTCCATTCAGATCATTCTTGTGGAAAATGTTCTTTGAGAAGCATGAAGACTACAGG TTTGAAGGTTTGGCTTGGCTGTTTTTGGGTGTTCCCACAAGTAGCTCACTGCTATACAAAGAG GAATTTGAGAAGATGAAAGAGAAGGCCCCCCAGAACTTCAGGCTCGACTTTGCTGTCAGCAGAGAGCAAACCAACGAGAAGGGCGAGAAGATGTACATTCAAACCAGAATGGCTCAGTATGCAGAAGAGCTATGGCAATTACTTAAAAAGGACAACACCTACGTCTACATGTGCGGTCTCAAGGGAATGGAGAAGGGTATTGATGAGATCATGTTGTCATTGGCTGCCAGAGACG GCATTGACTGGCTAGACTACAAGAAGCAGTTGAAGAAAGCAGAGCAATGGAATGTGGAAGTCTACTAA